ATCTGGCTAAGTACGCTTCACTGAAAATCGTGGAAGAGCTTCTGCCAGTCCTCGATAACTTCGAGCGAGCACTCGCCGCTGACAAGGAATCCATGACAGTAGAATCCCTTTTGGAGGGTGTCAACATGGTATACCGTCAGATGGTCCAAGTTTTCGATAAAGAAGGCTTGGCTGCAATCGAGGCACAAGGAAAACCATTTGACCCACACATCCACCAGGCGGTTATGCAAACACAAAACCCTGAGTTTGAATCAGGCGTTGTGGTAGCCGAGCTGCAAAAAGGATATATGTTCAAAGACCGCGTCGTTCGTCCGGCGATGGTTCAAGTGAACGAGTAATCTCAAAAAACGAAAATTCACTAGACGTATAGTGTTAGGAGGACATTTTGTATGAGTCGCGTAATCGGAATTGACTTGGGAACAA
The window above is part of the Brevibacillus brevis NBRC 100599 genome. Proteins encoded here:
- the grpE gene encoding nucleotide exchange factor GrpE encodes the protein MATQSFDWKSRQEVVTLSEEKVTQDPTLEEEQVAEDADQAEATEMNWEQEAAHWKAQAEDHQNRMLRAMADMDNLRRRVRKEQEDLAKYASLKIVEELLPVLDNFERALAADKESMTVESLLEGVNMVYRQMVQVFDKEGLAAIEAQGKPFDPHIHQAVMQTQNPEFESGVVVAELQKGYMFKDRVVRPAMVQVNE